One window of the Crassaminicella thermophila genome contains the following:
- the oraE gene encoding D-ornithine 4,5-aminomutase subunit OraE, whose translation MKKLDINKKLDVREILDDLENYRPKRRGWTWREKIDNLQIGPHTYNDCSKPLKNSIGIPAAVQYFDNLDPQPKETITTEIASGRFEDDIRRMRMAAWHGADHMMVIRTAGQSHFDGLIEGTPQGIGGIPVTRKQIRAQRKAIDLIEEEVGRPINYHSYVSGVAGPEVAVMFAEEGVNGAHQDPQYNVLYRNINMIRSFVDAAESKKVMAWADIAQIDGAHNANATARDAWKVMPELIVQHAINAIFSYKAGMKKENICLSTVPPSASPVPCMKYDLPYAVALRDFLSEYKMRAQQNTKYITSSSREATVTHVMNMMISKLTRADIQSTITPDEGRNVPWHMYNIEACDTAKQTLVGLDGLMDMVEIKKDGYLPKKVRELKERAVLFLEELIEVGGYFEAVEKGFFVDSGMYPERNGDGIGRKINGGIGAGTVFERDEDYMAPVTAHFGYNNVAQYDPDAIDNPSSLIGGCTFEKPEKIVYIDELDENDNVYIRLDETEKYRNSNLIKPEVEWLADGTVQVELFLPTSKRIAEFAALEFAKKMNLSDPEVIHSEVMHPSEGTRIQLKGKLDFDVDITKLDIPPEAEVLSDEELWAEIERKPMKVVAATVGEDEHSVGLREVIDIKHGGIEKWGIEVEYLGTSCPVEKLVDAAIELNADAILASTIISHDDIHYKNMKRIHELCVEKGIRDKIIIACGGTQVTPEIAVKQGVDAGFGRGSKGIHVATFLVKKRKEMNNES comes from the coding sequence ATGAAAAAATTGGATATCAATAAAAAATTAGACGTTAGAGAGATTTTAGATGATTTAGAGAACTATAGACCAAAGAGAAGAGGATGGACTTGGAGAGAAAAGATAGATAATCTTCAAATTGGACCACATACATATAATGATTGTTCAAAACCTTTAAAGAATTCTATTGGAATTCCTGCTGCTGTACAATACTTTGATAATTTAGATCCCCAGCCAAAGGAGACTATTACTACAGAAATTGCTTCAGGTAGATTTGAAGATGATATTAGAAGAATGAGAATGGCTGCATGGCATGGTGCAGATCATATGATGGTAATTAGAACTGCTGGTCAATCTCACTTTGATGGTCTTATAGAAGGAACACCACAGGGGATAGGGGGTATTCCTGTTACAAGAAAACAAATTAGGGCACAAAGAAAAGCTATAGATTTAATAGAAGAAGAGGTAGGAAGACCAATAAATTATCATTCATATGTTAGTGGTGTTGCAGGACCTGAAGTAGCAGTTATGTTTGCAGAAGAAGGAGTAAATGGTGCTCATCAAGACCCTCAATATAATGTTCTTTATAGAAATATTAACATGATTAGATCTTTTGTAGATGCAGCAGAATCTAAAAAAGTAATGGCATGGGCAGATATAGCTCAAATTGATGGTGCGCATAATGCTAATGCAACTGCAAGGGATGCTTGGAAAGTCATGCCTGAATTAATTGTCCAACATGCAATAAATGCGATTTTTTCTTATAAAGCTGGTATGAAGAAAGAAAATATCTGTCTTTCAACAGTGCCACCTTCAGCTTCTCCTGTACCTTGTATGAAATATGATCTTCCATATGCTGTAGCATTAAGAGATTTTTTATCTGAATATAAGATGAGAGCACAACAAAACACAAAATATATAACTTCTTCATCAAGGGAAGCTACTGTGACTCATGTTATGAATATGATGATTTCTAAGCTTACAAGGGCTGATATTCAGTCAACAATTACACCTGATGAAGGAAGAAATGTTCCATGGCATATGTATAATATAGAAGCTTGTGATACAGCAAAGCAAACACTTGTAGGATTAGATGGTTTAATGGATATGGTAGAAATTAAGAAGGATGGATATTTACCTAAAAAAGTTAGAGAATTAAAAGAAAGAGCAGTATTGTTTTTAGAAGAACTTATTGAAGTTGGTGGATATTTTGAAGCAGTAGAAAAAGGGTTTTTTGTTGATTCAGGTATGTATCCAGAAAGAAATGGTGATGGCATAGGAAGAAAAATTAATGGTGGGATAGGTGCAGGAACAGTTTTTGAAAGAGATGAAGACTATATGGCACCTGTAACAGCTCATTTTGGTTATAATAATGTTGCCCAGTATGATCCTGATGCGATAGATAATCCATCAAGCTTAATAGGTGGTTGTACTTTTGAAAAACCAGAAAAAATAGTTTATATTGATGAATTAGATGAAAATGATAATGTATATATTCGGTTAGATGAAACTGAAAAGTATAGAAATTCTAATCTTATTAAACCAGAAGTAGAATGGCTAGCTGATGGAACTGTTCAAGTTGAGCTATTTCTCCCAACAAGTAAGAGAATTGCAGAATTTGCTGCATTAGAATTTGCTAAGAAAATGAATCTTTCAGACCCTGAGGTTATACATTCTGAGGTTATGCATCCATCGGAGGGAACAAGAATACAATTAAAAGGGAAACTTGATTTTGATGTTGATATTACTAAATTAGATATTCCTCCAGAAGCTGAAGTGCTTAGTGATGAAGAACTGTGGGCTGAGATTGAAAGAAAACCTATGAAGGTTGTAGCTGCAACTGTTGGAGAAGATGAACACTCTGTTGGACTTCGTGAAGTTATTGATATTAAACATGGAGGTATAGAAAAATGGGGTATAGAAGTTGAGTACCTTGGAACTTCCTGTCCTGTAGAAAAACTTGTAGATGCAGCTATCGAACTTAATGCTGATGCGATTTTAGCATCTACAATTATTAGTCATGATGATATTCACTATAAAAATATGAAAAGAATTCATGAATTGTGTGTAGAAAAAGGAATAAGGGATAAGATTATAATTGCTTGTGGGGGTACACAAGTTACACCTGAAATAGCTGTAAAGCAAGGAGTAGATGCTGGATTTGGCAGAGGATCTAAAGGAATTCATGTGGCTACATTTCTTGTTAAAAAAAGAAAGGAAATGAACAATGAAAGTTGA
- a CDS encoding GlmL-related ornithine degradation protein — protein sequence MKVDILVAEIGSTTTVINAFSNINTDNPKFLGQGQAPTTVLEGDVNVGLQGAIEDLKRNLGITTLSYKEMLATSSAAGGLKMTVHGLVYDMTARAAKEAALGAGAIIHKVTGGKLRRTDIKKIKEIKPNLLLLAGGVDYGERDTALHNAELIANAGIDTPIIYAGNIENQEEIREIFKDKSNKLYVVDNVYPKIDQLNIEPTRKVIQQAFEEHIIHAPGMSRVRQLVTGPIIPTPGAVMEASKVLKEAIGDLITLDVGGATTDLHSVTEGSEEINRILISPEPIAKRTVEGDLGVYVNVKNIVERIGKDKLEEEMGCDVDELLQDHKPIPDTPRLKRFVEILTTEAVLTAVCRHAGKLRNLFGPTGKKIFAEGKDLTNVKWIIGTGGALTRLPNRIEILKKIAIQNKGDYLLPNKEAKILIDNHYIMASLGVLSKKYPETALYLMKQSLEIE from the coding sequence ATGAAAGTTGATATTTTAGTTGCTGAGATTGGAAGTACAACTACAGTAATAAATGCTTTTTCAAATATTAATACTGATAATCCAAAATTTTTAGGGCAAGGGCAGGCTCCTACTACGGTATTAGAGGGAGATGTGAATGTTGGCTTACAAGGAGCGATAGAAGATTTAAAAAGAAATTTAGGAATAACTACATTATCCTATAAAGAAATGTTAGCAACAAGTAGTGCAGCAGGTGGACTTAAAATGACTGTTCATGGATTGGTTTATGATATGACAGCACGTGCTGCAAAAGAAGCTGCTTTAGGAGCAGGAGCTATTATTCATAAGGTTACTGGGGGAAAACTAAGAAGAACGGATATAAAGAAAATAAAAGAAATAAAACCCAATCTACTCCTTCTTGCGGGAGGAGTAGATTATGGGGAAAGAGACACAGCGCTTCATAATGCTGAGTTAATTGCTAATGCAGGAATTGATACGCCAATTATTTATGCTGGAAATATTGAAAATCAAGAAGAAATACGTGAGATATTTAAAGATAAGTCCAACAAGTTATATGTAGTAGATAATGTGTATCCTAAAATAGATCAATTAAATATCGAACCTACTAGAAAAGTTATTCAACAAGCCTTTGAAGAACATATTATTCATGCCCCAGGAATGTCAAGAGTAAGACAATTAGTCACAGGACCAATTATTCCAACACCAGGAGCAGTAATGGAAGCATCAAAGGTATTAAAAGAAGCTATTGGAGATTTAATTACTTTAGATGTAGGGGGAGCAACTACTGATCTTCATTCAGTTACAGAAGGCAGTGAGGAAATTAATAGAATTCTTATTAGTCCTGAACCTATTGCAAAAAGGACGGTAGAAGGAGACTTAGGTGTCTATGTGAATGTGAAAAATATTGTTGAAAGAATAGGAAAAGATAAATTAGAAGAAGAAATGGGCTGCGATGTAGATGAATTACTGCAAGATCATAAACCAATACCAGATACACCAAGACTAAAACGATTTGTTGAAATTCTTACAACGGAGGCCGTTTTAACTGCCGTATGTAGGCACGCAGGAAAACTTAGAAATCTATTTGGACCAACTGGCAAAAAAATATTTGCAGAAGGGAAAGACCTTACTAATGTAAAGTGGATTATAGGGACAGGAGGAGCATTGACAAGACTACCTAATAGAATAGAAATTTTAAAAAAAATTGCGATTCAAAATAAAGGAGATTATCTATTGCCTAATAAAGAAGCAAAGATATTGATAGATAATCACTATATTATGGCATCATTAGGTGTGTTGTCAAAAAAATATCCAGAAACAGCTTTATATTTAATGAAGCAAAGCTTAGAAATAGAGTAA
- the orr gene encoding ornithine racemase Orr: protein MCPRVEVNLSKIRHNTRVITKLCSKLNIQVAGVTKVFCAMPEIVQAMIDGGIEMLADSRIENLKKLDNFKIPKILLRLPMKSQAMEVIKYADISLNSELATIEELSRAARKEKKIHNIILMIDLGDLREGVWKDKILDTVKEILKLDQIKLIGIGTNLTCYGGVIPDNKNLGMLVEISNQIEKEFNISLEIISGGNSSSLYLIEKGEMPKKINHLRLGEAIVLGRETAYGHIIKNTFKDAFTFVAEIIELKEKPSVPIGEIGLDAFGNKPTFTDNGIRKRAILAVGRQDVLVDNITPFNRKIKILGASSDHLIIDVTDCEEEYAIGDEIRFQVEYGALLQLMTSGYVYKEIQ, encoded by the coding sequence ATATGTCCTAGAGTCGAAGTTAATTTAAGTAAGATCAGACATAATACAAGAGTGATAACGAAGCTGTGTAGCAAGTTAAATATTCAAGTAGCAGGAGTAACAAAGGTATTTTGTGCTATGCCAGAGATTGTACAGGCAATGATAGATGGTGGCATAGAAATGCTTGCTGATTCAAGAATAGAGAATTTAAAGAAGCTAGATAATTTTAAAATACCAAAGATTCTTTTAAGATTACCTATGAAAAGTCAAGCAATGGAAGTAATTAAATATGCAGATATTAGCCTAAATTCTGAATTAGCTACTATAGAGGAACTTTCACGAGCTGCTCGAAAAGAGAAAAAAATTCATAATATTATCCTTATGATAGATTTAGGAGATTTAAGGGAGGGAGTGTGGAAAGATAAAATATTAGATACAGTAAAGGAGATATTAAAATTAGATCAAATTAAATTAATAGGGATTGGAACTAATTTAACTTGTTACGGAGGTGTAATTCCTGATAATAAAAATTTAGGAATGTTAGTAGAAATATCAAATCAGATAGAAAAAGAATTTAATATTTCTTTAGAAATTATATCAGGAGGAAATTCAAGTAGCTTATATTTGATAGAAAAAGGAGAAATGCCAAAAAAAATAAATCATTTAAGGCTAGGAGAAGCGATTGTATTAGGCAGAGAAACAGCCTATGGACATATCATAAAAAATACATTTAAAGATGCATTCACATTTGTTGCAGAAATCATAGAATTAAAGGAAAAACCTTCTGTACCTATAGGTGAAATTGGTTTAGATGCATTTGGAAATAAACCAACCTTTACAGATAATGGAATTCGAAAAAGAGCTATTCTTGCGGTAGGAAGACAGGATGTATTAGTAGATAATATAACTCCTTTCAATAGAAAAATCAAAATTCTTGGAGCAAGTAGTGATCATTTAATTATTGATGTAACTGATTGTGAAGAAGAATATGCTATTGGAGATGAAATAAGATTTCAAGTTGAATATGGTGCATTACTTCAATTAATGACTTCAGGATATGTGTATAAAGAAATTCAATAA
- a CDS encoding DUF3343 domain-containing protein: MVKNNEKYVIIFSSNYHGYYIEQLFKRNEIKNTLRKAPISIAKSCHYAIYIQDKDLEKALELLKNSRISPQGIYEIIEISGYITYKKLHI; this comes from the coding sequence GTGGTAAAAAATAATGAAAAATACGTGATTATTTTTTCATCTAATTATCATGGATATTATATTGAACAACTGTTTAAAAGAAATGAGATTAAGAACACATTAAGGAAAGCACCTATATCCATAGCAAAATCATGTCATTATGCTATTTATATACAAGATAAAGATTTAGAAAAAGCATTAGAATTGTTGAAAAATTCTAGAATATCCCCTCAAGGAATCTATGAAATTATTGAAATATCTGGTTATATAACTTATAAGAAGTTGCATATATAA